A stretch of the Bacillus sp. FJAT-18017 genome encodes the following:
- a CDS encoding aspartyl-phosphate phosphatase Spo0E family protein — protein sequence MDKPDRMNLVEMQRYIEFLRAELVAKGLEFGFAHETTIEASRELDRFILEFQRMMERKKGAASMA from the coding sequence ATGGACAAGCCTGATAGAATGAACCTGGTTGAAATGCAAAGATATATTGAGTTCTTGCGCGCTGAGCTGGTTGCGAAGGGTTTGGAGTTTGGCTTTGCCCATGAGACAACGATTGAGGCGAGCCGTGAACTGGACCGTTTTATCCTGGAGTTTCAGCGGATGATGGAGAGGAAGAAGGGTGCGGCCTCTATGGCGTGA
- a CDS encoding ankyrin repeat domain-containing protein, translating to MATENADIYTLAKFVDLESFISNFDQNQLNVKSSSGSGLLHYAISGNRFDIASFLINQGIDVNMTNADGQTALHLVCVNQDLTVAKQLLERGIDVNLKDKYGNNAMWTAVFNCKGRSYEMVELFMNYHPDIQNKNKAGRSPLDFAKQVGNERLINTLLEEK from the coding sequence ATGGCAACAGAGAATGCGGATATTTACACTTTAGCCAAGTTTGTTGATCTGGAAAGTTTCATAAGCAATTTTGATCAGAATCAACTGAATGTAAAAAGCAGCAGTGGATCTGGATTATTGCACTATGCCATTTCTGGAAACAGATTTGATATTGCCTCTTTTTTAATTAACCAAGGTATTGATGTGAATATGACAAATGCCGATGGACAAACAGCCTTGCACCTTGTTTGTGTAAATCAGGATTTAACCGTTGCAAAGCAACTGTTGGAAAGAGGGATAGACGTAAATTTAAAGGATAAATACGGAAATAATGCTATGTGGACGGCTGTTTTTAACTGTAAGGGAAGAAGTTATGAAATGGTCGAATTGTTTATGAACTACCATCCTGACATTCAAAATAAAAATAAAGCAGGAAGGTCACCCTTGGATTTTGCAAAACAAGTAGGTAATGAGAGATTAATTAATACTTTGTTGGAAGAAAAGTGA
- a CDS encoding DNRLRE domain-containing protein — MRKKVLAILMIILLIVSSVDPRNFISPSQVSAEKANKPLKMPKGAERVRELEDLREPNTKTFINTDGTYTTEIYTENVHFKDEKTKKFKNISTTPEENTGNDREEFGFKNKDNKFGVKFAKNSKKKNLITIDFQKEKLNFQPVGTDFSVAEQEEGAIFYKEIFKGVDFKYSLGNSSVKEDIFLKSKDSVRSFQFLLTGSLIPKQEGRTINFYNKKDELVWVMPYPFMEDSNGKYSEDIAFDLAESTNGYLLTLTPSSEYLDDETTEYPVRIDPTTNLGGTNTTTLDTYVMSAYPSLNYYNSADLRIGYIASTGTTRSYLNFTNALPDLTGKLLVKAELKLYKWNDITSPVGANVYVNRVTSAWSQNAVTYYNQPSFYATAYGSTSAGGAAGWKTLDVTSLVNGWVDKAFPNYGMVVRSTSEGSSGTYQKFNASESSSNRPYLAITYSDKPAKPTLTADSYANETGGWVNLSWTPVTGATSYKVLIFNGAQYEEFPVGNVTSWTTKGKKLWPTKAQIDAAQYNLRKNADGRELPENPHYLYSKIPNGSYRTNTNYAIRIKAVNAYGETSQSDASTIIIPDKTKPRAPLGVTVTNDRIESFTIGWQPATDPDGTGVAKYKVFIGEQPGVPKQVNGAETTATSYKYTGTLEPRKTYYAWIQAVDKSGNISLNSQTTNKIARKEFDARIKSYYIPSVSDVDSTVGEKLWFDVENTGTASWTNDQNINMSVTSKSPDASESTGFVGYLNTGEVITTGQVKRFYVDWKPKAALKGLYEISAVVGKGSDSTFINPPEEIVNQVIDVQDLKGPSGNISINENALYTTSQNVTVKAFDVYDNATGDLFVEFASGPVGATVEQLQFLPKEKVTRGIHEKAWALPDVQGEHFIYARFSDTSGNVSQLYSDSIILDKTVPAIEVTNLESGDYLSGSKKIEGSITDLDLASYRVEYRNKADQAGIWNLISEKNLPVSQGVVADWSTASLAKGEYELRITARDAAGQTNLQTVSVWVDTLTKSWTGSEGYYPTHPLELRDGSGFVNLYNGSLNLLDVDFSLPSRAFSLVLGRSYSSNANQQGLLGKGWGSNLEERLEVKTDRVNYYDSDGTVHAFIKQADGSYATPSGTAYNLTYSSTNGYKLGQKNGNLAIKEFDLQGKPVSISDNNGNKIQYAYENGKLIKLTSANKSVDLNYANGRLDNAVFSTGDKIGYVYSGDFLSDVKVYTKSGKVSRQVHYDYEAGKLTAVVSKNNLKVEILYNGNRVVQTKTKRSTRVVDGTQTYPLKTYGNITESFSYDLSNNTVFVAANSINEDKTSKNLFNTEYELNSAGNLKLTTTLKTLFENEDPEAAKQDQGNITVQIEYVNNRVKSSTDALGNKTSFEYDSYGNVVKINLPPVTVKGVKTSYSISNQYNGNGQILKVTNTMGQVKEWRYDSKGNVFQILDEEGNSQYIDYDSYGNVTATRSDRGPLYGYMPDYSMEEKTLEDWKIVQGTITKSSAQARSGKQSIEMVPNAILQTGTFAIKKGRLPVLSLLYAKAAAADQAEVKLQFIKDSTVIQEYTKIYSVTTNWGGYRVSGETVPADATHVRVQVTNKGTTNLFVDDLVLEESGIKTTYHYDSNNENVDYVLDPYGYKTSYTFNEYGQPLTETNALNQTQTVVYDELQRISKNIDRSGRTTEYQYDEDSGNLRYEIDAQGNKTEYEYNEWDQLTLTTLPKVQNTFYKDEAVAKVEDQQAKLYVEYDELGRKIRENDESGKAYTEDEYDGYGRLARSIDPMKNQKYFSYDKNGNIIHTIDFAAVKSNPEGQGNLLVNKGETFATFDEWNRQLTETDNTGNRDVLTMVNTYDSEDRLVHTKDAEGSEVFYTYNALNENVYTKDNSTPAVETWSYFDGFGTPSITLSGNTIEYSVSDANGNVLESIDHKGAKTKYEYNKAGDKVKQVNPDGTTVTWTYNEDGQIDTESQLVETVGDIETYLVTDFVYNDTAEVKYQKVEAQRINKSTKALVDKQLIKEIDLNYDNLGRLVREQSKNHEGSQIKKSDIRFVYDLNGNLLQKWIYDETSNTIKDGVTYPFVRSESKYAYDANNRMLSEQKLENGILNTRTYSDEENMEKTSSVKTSSSSTGNTTVYYNENDLAQKVITPLSEVYEFTYTPTEMVDKIKGPRLTIDMDYGLNERMTKIRALKKDTSTELFSESYTYNSEEQIKDATNPWDGVKAYTYTPEGFLGTVKKGTETITYTYDVNGNLRKAVNQAGKVLLENQYGQANRITSSIQFDSALQKYKKVTYTFKPDGSLQKETISSAVDTYEAAKTAAIEFEKIYNFSSINLLQGIVTKRNGVEVEKVEFTYDSEENRTSKKVTKGTSVRTEFYYYDSNGDLIGIAEQSGIDAVQNLMNFYRDSNGQLLSLEYKGQIYDYIYNQRGDIVAIADQLKNIIAKYTYDEWGNVQKMDAPTTIGVEIANANPFRYVGKFGVQYDNNTKLHFMGWRDYDSKIGRFIVADEYEGDDTNPISFNRYLYAESDPVNNIDPDGYAPKWLKKLAKGVKKAAKATYNFAIGDDIRTLSSKKTKWYQKAGAALSIASNFIPGGGVISKAAKAVIKGTSKAVKAYRASKIVSKSSKVIRTTSKKVAATVKKKPKTVPAKSIKSTPKTQSVAPVKASYSKPKPKPKVVAPAKPRSVPQPRIEPKLTKPAAGDNIGFIPKLDNLNQGKSKQTLYHYTNEKGAAGILDSKKLNPSLKANNPKDARYGDGQYLSDIAPETKTPAQLARIFINVPNKYKFTHYVEIDVSDLDVKKGRDGVFVILNESPLDLTGRIVRSGKVGAE, encoded by the coding sequence ATGAGGAAGAAAGTACTAGCAATCTTAATGATTATTCTATTGATTGTATCAAGTGTGGATCCTAGGAACTTTATAAGTCCTTCACAGGTTTCTGCGGAAAAGGCCAATAAACCACTTAAAATGCCAAAAGGTGCGGAAAGGGTCCGGGAGTTGGAGGATCTGCGTGAACCTAACACCAAGACATTCATAAATACTGATGGCACCTACACGACAGAAATTTATACCGAAAACGTTCACTTCAAAGATGAAAAAACGAAAAAATTTAAAAACATTTCCACGACACCAGAAGAGAATACAGGGAATGACAGAGAAGAATTTGGCTTTAAAAATAAAGACAATAAATTTGGCGTAAAATTCGCAAAGAACTCCAAGAAGAAAAATTTAATTACGATCGATTTCCAAAAAGAAAAGTTAAACTTTCAGCCGGTTGGAACTGACTTTTCCGTAGCTGAACAAGAAGAAGGAGCGATTTTTTACAAGGAAATCTTTAAAGGTGTCGATTTTAAATACAGCCTTGGAAACTCCTCCGTTAAAGAAGATATTTTTCTAAAAAGCAAAGATTCAGTCAGAAGCTTTCAATTTCTACTTACAGGAAGCCTGATTCCTAAACAGGAAGGGCGAACCATCAATTTTTATAATAAAAAAGATGAACTTGTTTGGGTGATGCCTTACCCATTCATGGAAGATAGCAACGGTAAATATTCGGAGGATATCGCTTTTGACCTGGCAGAAAGCACAAATGGCTATTTGCTTACTCTGACACCAAGTTCAGAATACCTGGATGATGAAACGACGGAATATCCTGTTCGAATTGACCCTACAACGAATTTGGGCGGAACAAATACCACAACACTTGATACGTATGTCATGTCTGCCTATCCGAGTTTAAACTATTATAATAGCGCTGATTTGCGGATTGGATATATTGCTTCAACGGGGACGACTAGGTCGTATTTGAATTTTACCAATGCTCTTCCTGACCTTACAGGAAAGCTTCTTGTGAAAGCAGAGCTTAAACTGTATAAATGGAATGACATTACGTCTCCAGTTGGCGCAAATGTATATGTAAACCGTGTTACTTCTGCCTGGTCACAAAACGCGGTTACGTATTATAATCAACCATCATTTTATGCGACCGCCTATGGCAGCACGTCGGCCGGTGGGGCTGCTGGATGGAAAACGTTAGATGTTACTAGCTTAGTCAATGGCTGGGTTGATAAAGCATTCCCGAATTACGGAATGGTTGTAAGGAGCACGTCAGAAGGATCCTCAGGTACCTACCAGAAATTTAATGCGTCTGAATCCAGCTCCAATCGTCCGTATTTGGCGATCACGTATTCCGACAAACCTGCAAAGCCTACATTAACCGCTGATTCTTATGCGAACGAAACAGGTGGATGGGTCAATTTAAGTTGGACACCCGTAACAGGAGCAACCAGCTACAAAGTGCTCATTTTCAATGGGGCACAATATGAAGAATTCCCTGTTGGAAACGTTACGTCCTGGACCACAAAAGGAAAGAAGCTGTGGCCTACAAAAGCACAAATCGATGCAGCTCAGTACAATCTTAGAAAAAATGCGGATGGACGGGAACTTCCTGAAAACCCACATTATTTGTATTCAAAAATACCGAATGGCTCCTATAGAACCAATACGAATTATGCAATACGAATAAAGGCTGTCAACGCATATGGCGAGACGTCTCAATCGGATGCCTCAACGATTATCATCCCTGATAAAACGAAACCAAGGGCTCCCTTAGGGGTAACGGTTACGAATGATAGGATTGAGAGTTTCACAATAGGGTGGCAGCCAGCTACTGACCCTGATGGTACCGGGGTTGCAAAGTATAAAGTATTTATCGGGGAACAGCCGGGTGTGCCGAAACAAGTTAATGGCGCGGAAACCACTGCAACATCCTATAAGTATACGGGCACACTGGAACCACGAAAAACCTATTATGCCTGGATTCAGGCCGTCGATAAAAGCGGAAACATCAGCCTGAATTCGCAGACTACCAACAAAATTGCCCGCAAAGAATTCGATGCACGTATAAAGAGCTACTATATTCCGAGTGTAAGCGATGTTGACAGCACAGTCGGGGAGAAGCTTTGGTTTGACGTTGAAAATACGGGGACAGCTTCGTGGACGAACGATCAGAACATCAACATGTCCGTTACGAGCAAATCACCTGATGCTTCAGAGTCGACAGGATTTGTCGGATATCTGAATACAGGCGAAGTCATTACAACCGGGCAAGTTAAGAGGTTTTATGTCGACTGGAAGCCAAAGGCAGCGTTAAAAGGGCTTTATGAAATTTCCGCTGTTGTTGGAAAAGGGTCCGACAGTACCTTCATTAATCCGCCTGAAGAAATCGTGAACCAGGTAATCGATGTTCAGGACTTAAAGGGACCTTCCGGAAACATTTCAATCAATGAAAATGCGCTGTATACAACTTCGCAGAATGTGACTGTAAAAGCATTCGATGTGTATGACAATGCTACCGGGGACCTGTTTGTCGAGTTTGCTTCAGGGCCGGTTGGTGCGACAGTAGAGCAACTCCAATTTTTGCCTAAGGAAAAAGTGACCCGGGGCATTCATGAAAAAGCATGGGCGCTGCCGGATGTACAAGGCGAGCACTTTATTTACGCCAGGTTTTCCGATACAAGCGGAAACGTGTCCCAGCTTTATAGTGATTCGATTATATTAGATAAAACCGTCCCGGCTATTGAAGTAACAAATCTTGAATCTGGTGACTACCTGTCTGGTAGTAAAAAGATTGAAGGCTCAATCACAGACCTTGACTTGGCTTCATATAGGGTCGAGTACAGAAATAAAGCCGATCAGGCTGGAATTTGGAATCTGATTTCTGAAAAAAATCTTCCGGTTTCGCAAGGTGTAGTGGCAGACTGGAGTACAGCGAGCCTGGCAAAAGGCGAATATGAACTCCGCATCACAGCCAGGGATGCAGCCGGGCAGACTAATTTGCAGACTGTTTCGGTTTGGGTGGATACCCTTACTAAGTCCTGGACAGGCTCAGAAGGGTATTATCCAACCCATCCGCTTGAACTGCGTGATGGAAGCGGGTTTGTGAATTTGTATAACGGAAGCCTCAATCTTCTGGATGTTGACTTCTCGCTTCCTTCAAGAGCTTTCTCACTTGTCCTTGGGAGGTCGTATTCCTCCAATGCGAATCAGCAAGGGCTGCTTGGCAAGGGGTGGGGTTCCAACCTGGAGGAGCGGCTTGAAGTTAAGACAGACAGAGTCAACTATTATGATTCAGACGGTACGGTGCACGCATTTATCAAACAGGCGGATGGATCCTACGCCACACCTTCGGGTACAGCTTACAACCTAACCTATTCAAGCACAAACGGGTATAAGTTAGGCCAGAAGAATGGTAATTTGGCTATTAAGGAGTTTGACCTGCAAGGAAAGCCGGTGTCCATTAGTGACAATAACGGAAACAAAATCCAATATGCTTATGAAAATGGCAAACTTATAAAGTTAACATCTGCAAATAAATCGGTAGACCTGAATTACGCAAATGGCCGCCTCGATAATGCCGTATTCAGTACAGGAGATAAGATCGGTTATGTGTATTCCGGTGATTTCCTCTCCGATGTAAAAGTCTACACGAAGAGTGGAAAGGTAAGCAGACAGGTTCATTACGATTATGAGGCAGGGAAGCTTACAGCAGTTGTTTCAAAAAACAACTTGAAAGTGGAAATCCTCTACAACGGCAACCGGGTTGTTCAAACAAAGACAAAACGCTCGACCAGAGTGGTGGACGGCACCCAAACGTATCCGCTTAAAACGTATGGGAATATCACAGAGTCCTTCTCCTACGACTTATCGAACAATACTGTGTTTGTTGCAGCCAATTCCATCAATGAAGATAAAACGAGTAAGAACCTGTTCAATACCGAGTATGAATTGAATTCAGCAGGAAATTTAAAGCTAACAACAACACTCAAGACTCTTTTTGAAAATGAAGACCCGGAAGCAGCAAAACAGGACCAGGGCAACATCACGGTCCAAATTGAATATGTAAACAACAGAGTGAAAAGCTCAACCGATGCGTTGGGAAATAAAACTTCCTTTGAGTATGATAGCTACGGGAATGTTGTAAAAATCAACTTGCCGCCAGTCACAGTTAAAGGCGTTAAAACTTCTTATTCCATTTCCAATCAATATAACGGAAACGGCCAAATCCTTAAGGTCACCAATACAATGGGCCAGGTCAAGGAATGGAGATATGATTCAAAGGGCAACGTTTTTCAAATCCTTGATGAGGAAGGCAATAGCCAATATATCGACTATGATTCATATGGAAATGTGACGGCAACACGCAGCGACCGAGGCCCATTATATGGGTACATGCCAGACTACAGCATGGAAGAAAAAACACTAGAGGACTGGAAAATAGTCCAGGGAACCATCACCAAGAGTTCCGCCCAGGCACGGTCAGGCAAACAAAGCATCGAAATGGTGCCAAATGCAATCCTACAGACAGGGACTTTTGCGATAAAGAAAGGCCGTTTGCCAGTATTATCACTTCTATACGCAAAAGCTGCGGCAGCCGACCAAGCGGAAGTAAAGCTTCAGTTTATAAAAGACTCAACTGTCATTCAGGAATATACGAAAATCTATTCGGTGACAACCAATTGGGGCGGCTATCGAGTTTCTGGAGAAACGGTTCCGGCTGATGCAACCCATGTCAGGGTTCAAGTAACCAACAAAGGTACGACCAACCTATTTGTCGATGACCTTGTCCTCGAAGAGAGCGGCATTAAAACAACCTATCACTATGATAGTAATAATGAAAATGTGGATTATGTACTGGACCCATACGGCTATAAGACAAGCTATACGTTTAACGAATATGGCCAGCCATTGACCGAAACGAATGCCCTGAATCAGACTCAGACTGTTGTATATGACGAACTTCAAAGAATTTCGAAAAATATCGACCGTTCCGGAAGGACAACTGAATACCAGTATGACGAAGACTCGGGAAATCTACGGTACGAAATCGATGCTCAGGGAAACAAGACAGAATACGAGTACAATGAATGGGATCAGCTAACCCTTACCACTCTGCCTAAAGTGCAAAATACATTCTATAAGGACGAGGCTGTAGCGAAGGTCGAGGATCAGCAGGCCAAACTTTATGTTGAATATGATGAGCTCGGGCGGAAGATAAGGGAAAACGATGAAAGCGGGAAAGCCTATACCGAGGATGAATATGACGGTTATGGAAGGCTTGCCAGAAGCATCGACCCTATGAAAAACCAAAAATATTTCTCTTATGATAAAAACGGCAACATTATCCATACGATTGATTTTGCTGCTGTAAAATCAAATCCGGAAGGCCAAGGAAATCTGCTGGTCAATAAAGGTGAAACGTTTGCGACCTTTGATGAGTGGAACCGCCAGCTGACCGAGACAGACAACACAGGCAACCGTGATGTGCTCACGATGGTCAACACATATGATTCTGAAGACAGGCTCGTTCATACAAAGGATGCGGAAGGTTCGGAAGTATTCTATACCTACAATGCCTTGAACGAAAATGTCTATACGAAGGATAATTCTACTCCGGCTGTCGAGACCTGGTCCTATTTTGACGGGTTTGGGACACCTTCTATTACGTTGAGCGGAAATACAATCGAGTATTCTGTTTCCGATGCGAATGGAAATGTGCTTGAGTCAATCGACCATAAAGGAGCAAAGACGAAATACGAGTACAACAAAGCCGGGGATAAAGTAAAACAAGTTAATCCTGATGGAACAACGGTAACCTGGACATACAATGAAGATGGGCAGATTGACACAGAGTCCCAATTGGTGGAAACAGTAGGGGATATCGAGACCTATCTCGTAACTGATTTCGTTTACAATGATACAGCCGAAGTTAAGTATCAAAAAGTAGAGGCCCAACGGATTAACAAATCAACTAAAGCGTTAGTTGATAAGCAGCTCATAAAAGAAATAGATCTTAATTATGATAATCTGGGCCGCCTTGTACGCGAACAATCAAAAAATCATGAAGGCTCGCAAATTAAGAAATCAGATATCCGATTTGTCTATGATCTGAATGGCAATCTTCTTCAGAAATGGATTTATGATGAGACCTCAAACACGATAAAGGATGGTGTCACCTATCCATTTGTCCGCTCCGAAAGCAAATATGCGTACGATGCGAATAACCGGATGCTATCAGAACAAAAGCTAGAAAATGGCATTCTCAATACAAGGACGTATTCCGATGAAGAAAATATGGAGAAAACTTCATCAGTAAAGACTTCAAGTTCTTCTACAGGAAATACGACAGTTTATTATAATGAAAATGACTTGGCGCAAAAAGTCATCACGCCGCTTTCTGAGGTGTATGAATTCACTTATACCCCAACGGAAATGGTTGATAAGATTAAAGGGCCGAGGCTGACCATTGACATGGATTATGGCCTGAATGAAAGAATGACGAAAATCAGGGCACTGAAAAAGGATACATCGACGGAGTTGTTCTCGGAGTCTTACACGTATAATTCTGAAGAACAAATAAAGGATGCAACGAACCCATGGGATGGTGTGAAAGCCTATACGTATACACCGGAAGGATTTTTGGGCACTGTCAAAAAAGGAACAGAAACAATCACCTATACGTATGACGTGAATGGTAACCTTCGCAAGGCAGTCAATCAGGCTGGCAAGGTCCTTTTGGAAAATCAGTATGGACAGGCCAACAGAATCACGTCGTCCATCCAGTTTGATTCTGCTTTACAAAAATACAAGAAGGTTACTTATACCTTCAAGCCAGATGGCTCGCTGCAAAAGGAAACAATCAGCTCTGCTGTCGACACCTATGAGGCAGCAAAAACAGCGGCAATCGAATTCGAAAAGATTTACAACTTCTCTTCCATCAACCTCCTTCAAGGAATCGTAACGAAAAGGAACGGAGTGGAAGTTGAAAAGGTAGAGTTCACGTACGACAGTGAGGAGAACCGGACCTCCAAAAAGGTTACTAAGGGGACAAGCGTACGGACCGAATTCTACTATTATGACAGCAACGGCGACCTCATCGGCATTGCCGAACAGTCTGGAATCGATGCAGTCCAGAATCTGATGAACTTCTATCGAGACTCAAACGGCCAGCTGCTAAGCCTGGAGTACAAGGGCCAAATCTATGATTATATCTATAATCAGCGCGGCGACATTGTCGCAATAGCCGACCAGCTTAAAAATATCATTGCCAAATATACGTATGATGAGTGGGGCAATGTCCAAAAAATGGATGCTCCGACTACAATTGGAGTAGAAATAGCTAATGCGAACCCATTCCGCTATGTCGGGAAGTTCGGTGTCCAATACGACAACAATACGAAGCTTCACTTCATGGGCTGGCGTGACTACGATTCAAAGATTGGCAGATTTATAGTAGCCGATGAGTACGAAGGCGATGATACAAACCCAATTTCGTTCAACCGCTATTTGTATGCCGAATCCGATCCTGTCAATAACATCGACCCGGATGGCTATGCACCGAAGTGGCTGAAGAAACTGGCAAAGGGTGTAAAAAAAGCCGCAAAAGCCACTTACAACTTCGCGATTGGCGACGACATCAGGACACTTTCAAGCAAGAAAACGAAGTGGTACCAGAAAGCTGGCGCAGCACTCAGCATCGCATCCAACTTCATCCCTGGCGGCGGTGTCATCAGCAAGGCAGCCAAGGCTGTCATCAAAGGCACTTCGAAAGCCGTAAAGGCCTACCGGGCAAGCAAGATTGTCAGCAAATCTTCAAAAGTCATCAGAACAACATCGAAGAAAGTAGCCGCAACCGTTAAGAAAAAACCAAAGACCGTTCCGGCAAAATCAATCAAGAGCACACCGAAAACCCAAAGTGTCGCACCTGTAAAGGCAAGTTATTCAAAGCCGAAACCGAAGCCTAAGGTAGTGGCGCCTGCAAAACCAAGAAGTGTACCACAACCACGAATTGAACCCAAATTGACTAAACCTGCAGCTGGAGATAATATTGGGTTTATTCCTAAATTGGATAATTTGAATCAGGGTAAGAGTAAACAAACCTTGTATCATTATACAAATGAGAAGGGGGCCGCTGGCATACTTGATTCAAAGAAATTAAATCCATCTCTAAAAGCAAATAATCCTAAAGATGCACGGTATGGTGATGGTCAATATTTATCTGACATAGCACCAGAAACAAAAACACCTGCACAACTGGCAAGAATATTTATTAATGTACCAAACAAGTACAAATTTACTCATTACGTGGAAATAGATGTAAGCGATTTGGATGTGAAAAAAGGTAGGGATGGTGTTTTTGTAATACTGAACGAATCACCATTAGATTTAACCGGAAGGATAGTTAGATCAGGAAAAGTTGGTGCGGAGTAG
- a CDS encoding DMT family transporter, whose amino-acid sequence MKKTTYLAYMSAMLNALIVGLSFLFTKTAVEASSPIDTLAFRFTAAFLAVSILMALKVIKTNFDNFRHYLKVLPLTLFYPTFFFAFQAYGLQTISSSEAGILSATIPILTLILASLFIKEKTNLRQKLSIIVSVAGVIYIFIMKGSSISFADWKGIIFMMISCLAIASYTVMARKLTKQFEPMEITYFMLGVGFLVFNGAAITMHLANGTLSSFAKPMFDPNYMIAILFLGILASFVTSLLSNFAISKISASRMSVFGNMSTVISIAAGAIFLNEEIRAYHIIGSILIILGVLGTNFFGEKKEEGKPEKDAA is encoded by the coding sequence ATGAAAAAAACAACCTATCTGGCCTACATGAGCGCCATGCTAAACGCGCTAATCGTCGGTCTTTCATTTCTATTCACAAAAACAGCAGTCGAAGCGTCCAGCCCAATCGACACATTGGCATTTCGCTTCACTGCTGCGTTCCTGGCAGTCAGCATCCTGATGGCCCTGAAAGTCATTAAAACTAATTTTGACAACTTCCGTCACTATTTAAAGGTCTTGCCACTGACGCTGTTTTACCCAACCTTTTTCTTTGCGTTCCAGGCATACGGCCTCCAAACAATCTCGTCATCGGAAGCAGGCATCCTGTCGGCGACAATCCCAATCCTGACGCTAATCCTTGCATCACTTTTTATAAAAGAAAAGACAAACCTGCGCCAAAAATTGTCCATCATTGTCTCGGTTGCAGGCGTCATCTACATTTTTATCATGAAAGGCAGCTCGATTTCATTCGCCGACTGGAAAGGAATCATCTTCATGATGATTTCATGCCTGGCAATCGCAAGCTACACCGTCATGGCCCGCAAACTGACAAAGCAATTCGAACCGATGGAAATCACTTATTTCATGCTCGGCGTCGGCTTTCTCGTTTTCAACGGGGCCGCCATCACGATGCACCTTGCAAACGGAACCCTGTCCAGCTTTGCAAAGCCAATGTTCGACCCAAACTACATGATCGCGATTTTGTTCCTGGGAATCCTCGCGTCCTTCGTGACATCGTTGTTATCCAACTTCGCAATATCAAAAATCTCTGCCTCACGAATGAGTGTCTTCGGTAACATGTCGACAGTAATCTCAATCGCAGCCGGCGCCATCTTCCTAAACGAAGAAATCCGCGCCTATCATATAATTGGATCAATTTTAATCATTCTCGGAGTACTAGGAACAAACTTTTTTGGGGAAAAGAAAGAAGAGGGAAAGCCTGAAAAAGATGCAGCTTAG
- a CDS encoding T6SS immunity protein Tdi1 domain-containing protein has protein sequence MGYRVVLFLGGEDTISNLEKVDMDVYWSLCAQFISQKPDIYLRGPL, from the coding sequence ATAGGGTATAGGGTAGTATTATTTCTTGGCGGGGAAGATACCATTTCAAATTTGGAAAAAGTAGATATGGATGTATATTGGAGTCTATGTGCCCAATTCATTAGTCAAAAACCAGACATTTACCTGAGGGGACCGTTATAA
- a CDS encoding YuzL family protein — MAKLKKDPSDAGVSAASVKGNAGPHNIRHNKNKVNSQNNQFKKH, encoded by the coding sequence ATGGCGAAGCTGAAGAAGGATCCGTCGGATGCGGGGGTCAGTGCGGCGAGTGTGAAGGGCAATGCAGGGCCGCACAATATCCGGCACAATAAGAATAAGGTCAACAGCCAGAATAATCAGTTCAAGAAGCATTGA
- a CDS encoding cysteine-rich CWC family protein, whose amino-acid sequence MAGKRCPICGGENGCMAGERETCWCAYEEFPQGIFELVPPESLRKDCICRSCLHKFRVELEARG is encoded by the coding sequence ATGGCAGGAAAACGTTGTCCGATTTGTGGTGGAGAGAATGGCTGTATGGCGGGTGAGCGTGAAACTTGCTGGTGTGCGTATGAGGAGTTTCCGCAGGGGATTTTTGAGCTGGTGCCGCCGGAAAGCTTGCGGAAGGATTGTATTTGCAGGAGTTGTTTACATAAATTTAGGGTTGAGCTTGAGGCACGGGGGTGA